A single Raphanus sativus cultivar WK10039 unplaced genomic scaffold, ASM80110v3 Scaffold3233, whole genome shotgun sequence DNA region contains:
- the LOC108819243 gene encoding putative oxidoreductase TDA3: MAAANMTVISSSSALLSRRLRLTHTRTVTICSNPSKPMAKNGEASKRVVVCGGGVIGVCTAYFLAKKGISVTLVEKSAVACAASGKAGGFLAFDWCDGSPVGSLARASFDLHRSLAEELNGVESYGYRPLTTLSVTVTESKPVSGGLGLPDWVNGPVKSPSTIGTTETTAQVHPQLFTRKLLSTAAEKYGVEVVIGKFEEVRVGQGRVDSVVLEGGRVIEADAVVLAMGPWSGKLEMLSSVFRVYGTKAHSIVLEPKEPNAVTPHALFLTYHPSNGGRALDPEVYPRPTGEVYICGMSSQEEVPDDPDQVTSNPESIEVLKRVAKTVSSYLNEENAQVKAEQACFLPTTEDGVPVIGEIPGINGCYVATGHSCWGILNGPATGFALAELIVDGVATSVDLRRFCPSRFSKPR, encoded by the exons ATGGCCGCTGCTAATATGACGGTGATCTCATCCTCATCGGCGTTATTATCCAGACGACTGAGATTGACCCACACGCGAACGGTCACGATCTGCTCCAACCCATCAAAACCAATGGCGAAGAACGGAGAAGCCTCGAAGCGAGTCGTCGTATGCGGCGGAGGCGTCATCGGCGTCTGCACGGCGTATTTCCTCGCCAAGAAAGGAATCTCCGTCACCCTCGTCGAAAAATCCGCCGTGGCGTGCGCCGCCTCCGGTAAAGCCGGAGGATTTCTCGCTTTCGACTGGTGCGACGGAAGTCCGGTCGGGTCCTTAGCACGCGCGAGCTTCGACCTCCATCGATCCCTCGCGGAGGAGCTAAACGGCGTCGAATCGTATGGATACAGACCTCTAACGACTCTCAGCGTAACCGTAACGGAATCAAAGCCTGTGTCGGGAGGTTTGGGTTTACCGGATTGGGTCAACGGCCCGGTTAAAAGCCCATCTACGATCGGCACGACGGAGACGACGGCGCAGGTGCATCCACAGCTCTTCACGAGGAAGCTGCTGTCGACGGCGGCGGAGAAGTACGGTGTCGAGGTTGTGATCGGGAAGTTCGAAGAGGTGAGGGTGGGGCAAGGGCGAGTTGACTCGGTCGTGCTCGAAGGTGGGCGAGTTATCGAGGCTGACGCGGTGGTTCTCGCGATGGGACCGTGGTCTGGTAAGTTGGAGATGTTGTCTTCGGTGTTTAGGGTGTACGGTACGAAAGCTCATAGCATAGTTCTTGAACCGAAAGAGCCGAACGCTGTAACACCTCATGCTCTTTTCTTAACTTATCATCCTTCCAACGGTGGTCGAGCTTTGGACCCTGAAGTGTACCCTCGTCCCACAG GTGAAGTGTACATATGTGGAATGTCGTCACAAGAAGAAGTACCTGATGATCCAGATCAGGTGACTAGCAATCCTGAATCCATAGAGGTTCTCAAAAGAGTAGCTAAAACAGTTTCGAGCTATCTAAATGAAGAAAACGCTCAAGTGAAGGCAGAGCAAGCTTGTTTCTTGCCCACCACTGAAGATGGAGTCCCTGTTATCGGAGAGATTCCAGGTATCAACGGTTGTTATGTAGCCACAGGACATAGTTGCTGGGGGATCCTGAATGGTCCAGCCACTGGCTTTGCATTAGCTGAGCTGATTGTAGACGGTGTGGCCACTAGTGTTGATCTTCGCCGGTTTTGTCCTTCCCGGTTTAGCAAACCAAGATAA
- the LOC130506429 gene encoding aspartic proteinase CDR1-like: MASIFFSVLLTLSLLSSPFFSNANTHTKLGFTVDLIHRDSPKSPFYNPTETSAQRLRNAVHRSVNRVVHFNGKDASVNSPQTEITSESGTYLMNISLGTPPFPIMAIADTGSDLIWTQCKPCDNCYAQDAPLFDPKASSTFKDVSCSSKPCTSLESQATCSTENTCSYTLSYGDKSFTKGDVAADTLTLGSTDNRPVQLNNIVIGCGHNNAGTFNKKGSGIVGLGGGSVSLISQLGDSIDGKFSYCLVPLSSNDTTSKINFGTNAVVSGNGAVSTPLITKSQATFYYLTLESVSVGTKNIKFPAASDSDGSSGKGNIIIDSGTTLTMVPTEFYSELEDAVASSINAERVNDPQNVLSLCYSTTAKLTVPVITMHFDGADVTLDSSNAFVQLSDDLICFAFSGNDDLAIYGNLSQMNFLIGYDTVSKTVSFKPADCSKM; the protein is encoded by the coding sequence ATGGCCTCTATATTCTTTTCAGTTCTCTTGACTCTATCATTGCTCTCTTCCCCCTTTTTCTCAAACGCAAACACTCATACAAAACTTGGCTTCACCGTGGATCTAATCCACCGCGATTCTCCTAAATCGCCTTTCTACAATCCGACAGAAACCTCCGCTCAGCGTCTAAGAAACGCGGTTCACCGATCCGTAAACCGTGTTGTCCACTTCAACGGCAAAGATGCATCAGTTAACTCACCTCAAACTGAGATTACCTCAGAGAGTGGTACTTATCTCATGAATATATCGCTGGGGACTCCTCCGTTCCCGATCATGGCAATCGCTGACACGGGAAGCGATCTCATATGGACTCAGTGCAAGCCATGCGATAACTGTTACGCTCAGGATGCTCCTCTCTTTGACCCTAAAGCGTCTTCTACATTCAAAGACGTTTCTTGCTCCTCAAAACCATGTACTTCCCTTGAGAGCCAAGCCACATGTTCGACAGAAAACACTTGCTCTTACACTCTGTCTTACGGGGATAAGTCTTTCACAAAGGGTGATGTTGCCGCCGACACCTTGACGCTTGGCTCGACTGATAACCGCCCCGTTCAGCTCAACAACATCGTCATTGGATGTGGTCACAATAACGCTGGAACATTTAACAAGAAGGGCTCCGGAATCGTTGGACTTGGTGGCGGTTCGGTTTCGCTCATCTCGCAACTCGGAGATTCAATCGATGGCAAATTCTCCTACTGCTTGGTCCCTCTATCTTCAAATGATACAACTAGCAAGATCAACTTCGGAACCAACGCAGTTGTGTCGGGAAATGGAGCTGTCTCAACTCCACTGATCACAAAATCGCAAGCGACCTTCTATTACCTAACCCTAGAATCCGTTAGCGTGGGCACCAAGAATATCAAATTCCCAGCAGCATCAGATTCTGATGGAAGCAGCGGAAAGGGGAACATCATCATCGATTCTGGCACAACTCTGACCATGGTACCAACCGAATTTTACTCCGAGCTCGAAGATGCTGTTGCGTCCTCAATCAATGCCGAGAGAGTAAACGATCCACAAAACGTGTTGAGTCTGTGTTACAGCACAACCGCTAAGCTGACAGTCCCTGTTATTACTATGCATTTCGATGGAGCAGATGTGACGTTAGACTCCTCCAATGCCTTTGTACAACTCTCTGACGATTTGATTTGCTTCGCCTTCAGTGGGAACGACGATTTGGCCATCTACGGGAATTTATCACAGATGAACTTCCTTATTGGTTACGACACCGTTTCTAAAACGGTCTCATTTAAGCCTGCTGATTGTTCAAAGATGTAG